In Thermodesulfovibrionia bacterium, one DNA window encodes the following:
- a CDS encoding ABC transporter permease: MKANNAKMLRRLIALAIIVLIVLAWEGTVRLFEVKQYLLPAPSDVFMELWEFKASLVVDTLYTAWESFLGFGIALFFAFWFALFFANSRLFYESTMPLLISLKAVPIIAMAPLLILWLGNGVLSKSVMSALICFFPIVVNLTKGLNTVPEEHLKLMKSLSASRLQIFIKIRLPNSMPYLFSALKVASTLSVVGAIVAEFSGANKGIGYVILVAALRIETPMLFCGIFLASALGVLFYYAIETIESRVVFWEKTE, translated from the coding sequence TTGAAAGCCAATAACGCCAAGATGTTGCGTCGACTAATTGCACTCGCCATAATTGTGTTAATTGTATTGGCATGGGAAGGCACGGTGCGTTTATTTGAGGTGAAGCAATACCTTTTACCTGCGCCTTCAGATGTATTTATGGAGTTGTGGGAGTTTAAGGCAAGTCTTGTTGTTGACACGCTCTACACAGCATGGGAATCATTCTTAGGTTTTGGTATAGCTTTGTTTTTTGCTTTTTGGTTTGCCTTGTTCTTTGCAAACTCAAGGCTATTTTATGAGTCTACAATGCCTTTACTGATAAGTTTAAAGGCTGTACCTATTATTGCTATGGCGCCCCTTCTAATACTCTGGCTTGGAAATGGTGTTCTTAGTAAGTCGGTCATGTCCGCATTGATCTGTTTTTTCCCAATTGTAGTTAATTTGACAAAGGGGCTTAACACAGTTCCGGAGGAACACCTAAAGCTCATGAAGAGTTTATCGGCATCGAGGTTGCAGATTTTCATAAAAATTCGTCTGCCTAATTCCATGCCATATCTCTTTTCGGCACTTAAAGTCGCGAGTACTTTAAGCGTTGTTGGCGCTATAGTGGCAGAATTCAGCGGGGCAAATAAAGGCATTGGATATGTAATATTGGTTGCGGCGCTCAGAATTGAGACACCCATGCTTTTTTGCGGAATATTTCTTGCTTCAGCCCTCGGTGTGCTTTTTTATTATGCGATAGAGACAATAGAGAGCAGGGTAGTTTTTTGGGAAAAGACGGAATAA